The uncultured Pseudodesulfovibrio sp. genome includes a region encoding these proteins:
- a CDS encoding phosphate/phosphite/phosphonate ABC transporter substrate-binding protein, which yields MNKLKIRMTTWAMVLALLLPVAVMSGCSDEKPVKVDLSKREDLVAPRMDAAITYAYLPQYSHTISYQRHRKLIEYLRRTTGLPLRQIFPDTFEEHVKMVERGEIDISYSNPFVYVRLAKAGAQAFARVIEPSGEPNFRGQIIARSDNAAINSISDCRGKRWIAVDPNSAGGYLFPLGLFYDHNIHSSDFETLDFAPGPGGKQEKVVLAVHAGVYDIGTIRKGTLDVVKNKIDLGSIRVLAETRAYPGWVYAARKGLDPAVVETIAKAMFALDEDTPEHRAILSAAGMKGIIPARDLDYDPVRELAVKLKLDR from the coding sequence ATGAACAAACTGAAAATCCGTATGACAACCTGGGCGATGGTACTGGCGCTTCTTCTGCCCGTGGCAGTCATGTCCGGGTGCTCGGACGAGAAGCCCGTCAAGGTCGATCTGTCCAAGCGCGAGGATCTGGTGGCCCCCCGTATGGACGCGGCCATCACCTATGCCTACCTGCCGCAGTACTCCCACACCATCTCCTATCAGCGCCACCGCAAGCTTATCGAATACCTGCGCCGGACAACCGGCCTGCCCCTGCGCCAGATCTTCCCCGACACCTTCGAGGAGCACGTCAAGATGGTCGAGCGCGGGGAGATAGACATTTCCTACTCCAATCCGTTCGTCTACGTGCGTCTGGCCAAGGCCGGCGCCCAGGCCTTCGCCCGGGTCATAGAACCCTCGGGCGAGCCCAATTTCCGCGGGCAGATCATCGCCCGTTCGGACAACGCGGCCATCAATTCCATCAGTGATTGCCGGGGCAAGCGCTGGATCGCGGTGGATCCCAATTCGGCGGGCGGCTATCTCTTTCCTCTGGGATTGTTCTACGACCACAATATCCATTCGTCCGATTTCGAGACCCTGGATTTTGCGCCCGGTCCGGGCGGCAAGCAGGAAAAGGTCGTCCTGGCCGTACATGCGGGCGTGTACGACATCGGGACCATTCGCAAAGGTACTCTGGACGTGGTCAAAAACAAGATCGACCTCGGTTCCATCCGTGTCCTGGCCGAAACCCGCGCGTATCCCGGCTGGGTGTACGCGGCTCGCAAGGGGCTCGACCCGGCGGTGGTGGAAACCATTGCCAAGGCCATGTTCGCCCTGGACGAGGACACCCCGGAGCACCGGGCCATTCTGTCCGCCGCGGGCATGAAGGGCATCATCCCGGCTCGCGATCTGGACTACGATCCGGTCAGGGAACTGGCCGTGAAACTGAAACTGGACCGGTAG
- a CDS encoding 4Fe-4S dicluster domain-containing protein: protein MAGYRIKFDKKRCIACNACLVHCKVKNKVPAGLSLNRLEAEGPIADENGKPSAMLKYTNCRHCKKPECVSACPNGAMYKREDGLVLVDLDKCDGCKSCIDACPWTVPVFNDATGKIMKCDFCVDRVDAGGTPACVVGCTANALSFVRPE, encoded by the coding sequence ATGGCTGGTTACAGAATCAAATTTGACAAGAAGCGGTGCATCGCATGCAACGCCTGCCTGGTTCATTGCAAGGTGAAGAACAAGGTGCCCGCCGGGCTTTCCCTCAACCGCCTGGAGGCGGAGGGGCCCATCGCCGACGAGAACGGCAAGCCTTCGGCCATGCTGAAGTATACCAATTGTCGGCACTGTAAGAAGCCCGAGTGCGTGAGTGCGTGTCCCAACGGGGCCATGTACAAGCGTGAGGACGGGCTGGTCTTGGTGGACCTGGACAAGTGTGACGGCTGCAAGAGCTGTATCGACGCCTGTCCCTGGACCGTTCCGGTGTTCAACGACGCCACCGGCAAGATCATGAAGTGTGATTTCTGCGTGGACAGGGTCGATGCCGGTGGCACCCCTGCTTGCGTTGTCGGCTGCACGGCGAACGCCTTGAGCTTCGTGCGGCCGGAATAG
- a CDS encoding PH domain-containing protein: MTTIFKIPMSKTVLTFFLLIVAIVAAAVAWSFNSGLTWTGICLIAVAGPLSMFYWYMLYITPKRATVTVADEGVLLAAPPFASAVIPWASVVKTFRVDLKKDADFKFTKTKKYMTFGAYRSGMVEIKDGREAVVVTNRSDVLCIQTEDRYYLIGPSDLPGFLEAVEKAAP, encoded by the coding sequence ATGACGACGATTTTCAAGATCCCCATGAGCAAGACCGTGCTCACCTTTTTCCTCCTGATCGTGGCCATTGTCGCCGCGGCCGTGGCCTGGAGCTTCAACTCCGGCCTGACCTGGACCGGTATCTGCCTCATCGCCGTGGCCGGACCGCTGTCCATGTTCTACTGGTACATGCTCTACATCACGCCCAAGCGGGCAACGGTCACGGTAGCGGATGAAGGCGTCCTGCTGGCCGCCCCGCCGTTCGCTTCGGCGGTCATCCCCTGGGCCTCGGTGGTCAAGACCTTCCGCGTGGACCTGAAAAAGGATGCGGACTTCAAATTCACCAAGACCAAGAAGTACATGACCTTCGGCGCCTACCGATCCGGCATGGTGGAGATCAAGGACGGCCGTGAGGCGGTCGTGGTCACCAACCGCTCGGACGTGCTCTGCATCCAGACCGAAGATCGGTACTACCTGATCGGCCCCTCGGACCTTCCCGGCTTCCTGGAGGCCGTGGAAAAAGCCGCCCCCTAA
- a CDS encoding phosphomannomutase/phosphoglucomutase, protein MKPISREVFRTYDIRGLVDKDFDEEWVERLGRACGQYFLENGSNTAVVGHDCRHSSPGYAKALVRGLNATGVDVVTIGQVSSPAFYWSVTKLGETAGVMITASHNPSEYNGFKVWQGISTIHSDEIQDVFALMEKGEFPEGQGTARHEDMLGKYVAELSGDVTLAKPIKVVVDGGNGTGGTLTADALEKAGAEVIRIYCEPDGDFPNHHPDPVVEKNMVALQEAVLKEKADIGIGLDGDGDRIGVVTEKGELLFGDQLVAIYARDILKAFPGAAIIGEVKCSHLMYDDIRAHGGDAVMWKTGHSLIKARMREIGAKFAGEMSGHMFFADRYYGFDDATYAALRMVEILSKSDKPMSEQLNWPKTWSTPEIRVDCPENMKERVVGKAVDYFSSKFDAIDIDGVRAVFPDGWGLIRASNTQPVLVLRFEAETPERLDEIRSMFEEKLKTWIAEG, encoded by the coding sequence ATGAAGCCGATTTCGCGGGAAGTGTTCAGGACCTATGACATTCGCGGCCTGGTGGACAAGGATTTCGACGAAGAGTGGGTCGAGCGGCTTGGCCGTGCCTGCGGCCAGTATTTTTTGGAGAACGGTTCCAATACCGCCGTGGTCGGACATGACTGCCGCCACTCTTCGCCCGGCTACGCCAAAGCTCTGGTGCGCGGACTGAACGCGACCGGGGTGGACGTCGTCACCATAGGCCAGGTTTCGTCTCCGGCCTTCTATTGGTCCGTGACCAAACTCGGCGAAACCGCAGGCGTCATGATCACCGCCAGCCACAACCCCTCTGAATACAACGGGTTCAAAGTCTGGCAGGGCATCAGCACCATCCACTCCGATGAAATTCAGGACGTCTTCGCACTCATGGAAAAGGGCGAGTTCCCTGAAGGGCAGGGGACCGCGCGGCATGAGGACATGCTCGGCAAATACGTGGCCGAACTGTCCGGTGACGTGACCCTGGCCAAGCCGATCAAGGTCGTTGTGGACGGCGGCAACGGCACGGGCGGGACGCTCACCGCAGACGCCCTGGAAAAGGCCGGAGCCGAGGTGATCCGCATCTACTGCGAGCCGGACGGCGATTTCCCCAACCATCACCCTGATCCGGTGGTGGAGAAGAACATGGTCGCTCTGCAGGAGGCCGTGCTCAAGGAAAAGGCGGACATCGGCATCGGCCTGGACGGCGATGGCGATCGCATAGGCGTGGTCACGGAAAAGGGCGAGCTGCTCTTCGGCGACCAGTTGGTGGCCATCTATGCCCGCGACATCCTCAAGGCCTTCCCCGGCGCGGCGATCATCGGCGAGGTCAAGTGCTCCCACCTCATGTATGACGATATTCGCGCCCATGGCGGCGATGCGGTCATGTGGAAGACCGGCCATTCCCTGATCAAGGCGCGCATGCGCGAGATCGGGGCCAAGTTCGCTGGCGAGATGTCCGGCCACATGTTCTTCGCCGACCGTTACTACGGTTTCGACGACGCCACCTACGCCGCCCTGCGCATGGTCGAGATTCTTTCCAAGTCCGACAAGCCCATGAGCGAGCAGCTCAACTGGCCCAAGACATGGTCCACTCCGGAAATCCGCGTGGATTGCCCGGAGAACATGAAGGAACGCGTGGTCGGCAAGGCCGTGGATTACTTCAGCTCCAAGTTCGACGCCATCGACATCGACGGCGTGCGCGCCGTGTTCCCTGACGGCTGGGGCCTCATCCGCGCCTCCAACACCCAGCCCGTCCTGGTCCTGCGTTTCGAAGCCGAAACCCCGGAGCGTCTCGACGAAATCCGGTCCATGTTCGAAGAAAAACTCAAGACCTGGATTGCCGAAGGCTAA
- a CDS encoding sulfite exporter TauE/SafE family protein — protein MLRSKKTLLMLALVAAVCLMAQPALADRLADAIAEAKPTGEPGYMGIPGGPQLNIIIGFLWAIWVGWIFSTVGAFGGIMAGVGHITIYGLGDYASSFGKGSKMNKVVTDSIRVSNQWLVGCSAALSSFNYYKAGRLVLPLGIALAIGSVAGSWLVPWLTAGKISLKAYLGYFGLFVLFLGCYLFYQTTPKGQAGKKAAKQAAEAFQKSVKEQQHGGTVDMAEMGVKVQKFTPTICEFTFFGVEFKFNPLIPVVGGFCIAALASFLGVGGGFLLVPFLTSVAGLPMYLVAGTSALAVLIGMVNSIASYMLLKQTPVAWGLIGAELVGIVIGSIIGPKTSKFIPDKVLKYIFIVLAVYVGVRYTTKGFLGYSIVPPF, from the coding sequence GTGTTACGTTCCAAGAAAACTCTCCTGATGCTGGCCCTGGTCGCCGCTGTCTGCCTCATGGCTCAGCCCGCCCTGGCCGATCGTCTGGCCGACGCCATCGCCGAAGCCAAACCCACTGGTGAGCCCGGCTACATGGGCATCCCCGGCGGTCCGCAGCTGAACATCATCATCGGTTTCCTGTGGGCGATCTGGGTAGGCTGGATTTTCTCCACCGTCGGCGCTTTTGGCGGCATCATGGCCGGTGTCGGTCACATCACCATCTATGGTCTGGGTGACTACGCCAGCTCTTTCGGCAAGGGCTCCAAGATGAACAAGGTCGTCACCGACTCCATCCGCGTGTCCAACCAGTGGTTGGTCGGTTGCTCCGCGGCCCTGTCCTCCTTCAACTACTACAAGGCCGGTCGTCTGGTTCTGCCGCTGGGTATCGCCCTGGCCATCGGTTCCGTTGCCGGTTCCTGGCTGGTTCCCTGGCTGACCGCCGGTAAGATCAGCCTGAAGGCCTACCTCGGCTACTTCGGTCTCTTCGTCCTGTTCCTGGGTTGCTACCTGTTCTACCAGACCACCCCGAAGGGCCAGGCCGGTAAAAAAGCTGCCAAGCAGGCTGCCGAAGCCTTCCAGAAGTCCGTCAAGGAACAGCAGCACGGCGGTACCGTCGATATGGCCGAGATGGGCGTGAAGGTTCAGAAGTTCACCCCGACCATCTGCGAGTTCACCTTCTTCGGCGTCGAGTTCAAGTTCAACCCCCTGATCCCCGTGGTCGGCGGTTTCTGCATCGCGGCCCTGGCCTCCTTCCTGGGTGTCGGCGGCGGCTTCCTGCTGGTGCCGTTCCTGACCTCCGTGGCCGGCCTGCCCATGTACCTGGTTGCCGGTACCTCCGCCCTGGCCGTCCTCATCGGTATGGTCAACTCCATCGCTTCCTACATGCTGCTCAAGCAGACTCCGGTTGCCTGGGGCCTGATCGGCGCCGAGCTCGTCGGCATCGTCATCGGTTCCATCATCGGACCCAAGACCTCCAAGTTCATCCCGGATAAGGTCCTGAAGTACATCTTCATCGTCCTGGCCGTGTACGTTGGTGTCCGCTACACCACCAAGGGCTTCCTGGGCTACTCCATCGTCCCGCCCTTCTAA
- a CDS encoding molybdopterin-dependent oxidoreductase: MAKEYVKSICGMCSVRCPIEVEVVDGKAEYIQGNPDAPGIMGSLCPRGAAGTALTYDEDRPQYPMVRTGKRGEGKWKQVSWDEALDYVADELTRIQDTYGKNSVLFSDRGGPFRDFYRAFLRGIGTANYNNHDSACARNVQNAALSVFGFGRKGVSYDLKNAKHVVLQQRNMLEAINVAEVNNLFAGLEKGGKLTVIDIRANVPATKADNFFMVRPGTDYAFNLAVIHVLINNELYDKQFVADWVEDFDKLVEFVKPYTPEWAEAETGVSAASLIDFCNQLAEAAPSVLWHPGWMTARYSDSFYMTRTIYIINALLGAIGAKGGLPFMNKPGDVGAKGLKSFMELYPKPEGQRADGIGWMEGRKHFDAGPGLVHLAYEAAVEEKPYPIKAYIAQRHDPLMAFPDKDDVKAKWDDIELLVAVTFSWSDTAWNADVVLPISPYLERDEILMTKNGPKPAFQVRKRAIKPVYDTKAIWEIYAGLAKRMGLKELDYTNIEDIWKFQLEGTGVSIEDFEKTGIVSLASDPLYKPVKEGSFKTPSGKVQIIDAKLEADGLPSLKPYEAPERPPADKFRITFGRCALHTQGHTVNNSLLFEQMPENVLWINTKRAEALGIEQDEYVTVSSNGYKSKIKAFVTDFVHPEAVFMIHGFGHDLPCESRARGMGAADNMLMPKGIDKWDRGGGAIAMQEHFVSVSK, from the coding sequence ATGGCTAAGGAATATGTCAAGAGCATATGCGGCATGTGCTCGGTACGATGCCCCATCGAGGTCGAGGTGGTCGACGGCAAGGCGGAATATATCCAAGGCAACCCCGACGCCCCCGGCATCATGGGTTCCCTGTGTCCGCGCGGCGCTGCCGGAACGGCCCTGACCTACGATGAGGACCGCCCCCAGTACCCCATGGTACGCACGGGCAAACGCGGCGAAGGAAAGTGGAAGCAGGTTTCCTGGGACGAGGCTCTGGACTACGTGGCCGACGAGTTGACCCGCATCCAGGACACCTACGGCAAGAACTCGGTTCTGTTTTCGGACCGCGGCGGCCCGTTCCGCGACTTTTACCGCGCCTTTCTGCGCGGCATCGGCACGGCCAACTACAACAACCACGACTCCGCCTGCGCGCGCAACGTGCAGAACGCGGCTCTTTCCGTGTTCGGCTTCGGTCGCAAGGGCGTGTCCTATGACCTGAAAAACGCCAAGCACGTGGTGCTCCAGCAGCGCAACATGCTCGAAGCCATCAACGTGGCCGAGGTGAACAACCTGTTCGCGGGTCTCGAAAAGGGCGGCAAGCTGACCGTCATCGACATCCGGGCCAACGTTCCCGCCACCAAGGCGGACAACTTCTTCATGGTTCGCCCCGGCACCGACTACGCCTTCAACCTGGCGGTCATCCACGTCCTTATTAATAATGAACTGTATGACAAGCAGTTCGTGGCCGACTGGGTCGAGGACTTCGACAAACTCGTGGAGTTCGTCAAGCCCTACACCCCCGAGTGGGCCGAGGCCGAGACCGGCGTGTCCGCCGCGAGCCTGATCGATTTCTGTAACCAACTTGCCGAGGCCGCCCCGAGCGTGCTCTGGCACCCGGGTTGGATGACAGCGCGCTACTCCGACTCCTTCTACATGACCCGGACCATCTACATCATCAACGCCCTGCTCGGTGCCATCGGCGCCAAGGGCGGCCTGCCGTTCATGAACAAGCCTGGCGATGTGGGCGCCAAGGGGCTGAAGAGCTTCATGGAGCTCTACCCCAAGCCCGAGGGCCAGCGCGCGGACGGCATCGGCTGGATGGAAGGCCGCAAGCACTTCGACGCGGGCCCTGGGCTGGTCCATCTGGCCTACGAGGCCGCGGTGGAGGAAAAGCCCTACCCGATCAAGGCGTACATCGCCCAGCGTCATGACCCGCTCATGGCCTTCCCGGACAAGGACGACGTCAAGGCCAAGTGGGATGACATCGAACTGCTCGTGGCCGTGACCTTCTCCTGGTCCGACACCGCCTGGAACGCGGACGTGGTTCTGCCCATCTCCCCGTATCTCGAGCGGGACGAGATCCTGATGACCAAAAACGGTCCCAAGCCCGCCTTCCAGGTACGCAAACGCGCCATCAAGCCGGTCTACGACACCAAGGCCATTTGGGAAATCTATGCGGGCCTGGCAAAGCGCATGGGGCTCAAGGAACTGGACTACACCAACATCGAGGACATCTGGAAATTCCAGCTCGAAGGCACCGGCGTGTCCATCGAGGACTTCGAAAAGACCGGCATCGTCTCCCTGGCTTCCGACCCGCTGTACAAGCCGGTGAAGGAAGGCTCTTTCAAGACGCCGTCCGGCAAGGTCCAGATCATCGACGCCAAACTTGAGGCCGACGGCCTGCCGTCGCTCAAGCCCTACGAGGCCCCTGAACGGCCCCCGGCAGACAAGTTCCGCATCACCTTCGGGCGTTGCGCGCTGCACACCCAGGGCCACACCGTGAACAACTCCCTGCTCTTTGAGCAGATGCCCGAGAACGTCCTGTGGATCAACACCAAGCGCGCCGAAGCGCTGGGTATCGAACAGGACGAATACGTGACCGTGTCCAGCAACGGCTACAAGTCCAAGATCAAGGCCTTCGTCACGGACTTCGTCCACCCCGAGGCCGTCTTCATGATCCACGGCTTCGGCCACGACCTGCCTTGCGAGTCCCGCGCCCGGGGAATGGGCGCCGCAGACAACATGCTCATGCCCAAGGGCATCGACAAGTGGGACCGCGGCGGCGGAGCCATTGCCATGCAGGAACACTTCGTCTCCGTATCCAAATAA